ACATGTCAATCTCGGAGAAGGAGCCCGGATCGAGCAGCAGATTGAGCCGCTCGCGGGCGGTCAGCTTGTCCTGCTTGCGCTGGCGCTCCTTCGAGGCCTCCCCGCCGCGGGCGCGCGCCGCCGCCGTCCGCTCGCGCAACTCTTCAAAGCGATCTGACATTCCATCCCCCGCGTTGTCGGGAATTCATGCAATATCAACAGATTGCATACAATGTACATATTTTCGCCCCTCGTCAAGGGGCTGAAGGAAAAGGCTGGAATCAGGCGAAAGTCCGAAGGAGGCGGGTAAATACATCGGGGGAAGAGACGTTATTTTTTCCCGCCCCCCTTCCAGTCCACCGGCCCCGCGTGGAGGAGTTGGCCGGGGAGCTGGCGGCCGAAGATCTTCTCGGCGAGGGCGGCGGCCCCGAGCAGTTTGCCGAGGTCCACCCTGGTCTCATGGCCCATCTCGTGGAGCATATGCACGGTGTCCTCGGTGGCGATGTTCCCGGTGGCGCGCGGCGCGAAGGGGCACCCGCCGAGGCCCGCGATCGAGGTGTCGAAGATGGTGATGCCCGCCTCGAGGCCGGCGAGCAGGTTGGCGAGGCCCGCCCCCCGGGTGTTGTGAAGGTGGAGGGCGAAGGTGGTGTCCGGAAATTTCTGATGCAGGTAGAGCGAGACCGCACGCACCATCGCGGGGTTCGCCATTCCGGTGGTGTCGGCGAGGGCGATCTCCCGGCATCCCATCTCGATGTAGTCCCGCACCACCCGCTCGGTCGCCTCGAGGGGCACCTTTCCCTCGTAGGGGCAGCCGAAGGCCGTCACCACGGCGCCCCGGAGGGGGAGGCGCTCCCCGCGGGCCATCCGGGCCGCCTCGCGGGCCGCCGCCGTGGCGCCCGCGGTGTCCGTGCGGAGGTTCTGCTGGTTGAAGCTCTCGCTCGCCGCGACGAAGAGGGTCGCCCGATCGATCGCGCACCCCAGCGCCCGCTCCATCCCCCGGGCGTTCGGCACGAGGGC
The bacterium genome window above contains:
- a CDS encoding hydroxymethylglutaryl-CoA lyase — translated: MAITIVEVGARDGLQSEAQILSTGEKIGLLNKLVAAGHRRIEAASFVSPRHVPQMADAEDVLKGMDRRDDLEVEALVPNARGMERALGCAIDRATLFVAASESFNQQNLRTDTAGATAAAREAARMARGERLPLRGAVVTAFGCPYEGKVPLEATERVVRDYIEMGCREIALADTTGMANPAMVRAVSLYLHQKFPDTTFALHLHNTRGAGLANLLAGLEAGITIFDTSIAGLGGCPFAPRATGNIATEDTVHMLHEMGHETRVDLGKLLGAAALAEKIFGRQLPGQLLHAGPVDWKGGGKK